Proteins encoded together in one Rhipicephalus sanguineus isolate Rsan-2018 chromosome 9, BIME_Rsan_1.4, whole genome shotgun sequence window:
- the LOC119405049 gene encoding E3 ubiquitin-protein ligase Siah1 — protein MEPLHGATAFEDSMLSLFECPVCSDSVLPPVVQCSNGHVVCSICRETVDTCPLCREQFGCIRNLTLEKIAEKVKFPCKFKSAGCTLTLLAADKLWHQSVCLFRSIKCPHPGGECEWQGTADEIKQHLVSSHPFVMTCEGQEMMLCGQAYGAEDAIFYWMQLQLCFGREFLLVLRRRPIDDERWRYCAVVQMIDPDDNAANGFAYHLEFHGLDGQHAREGMPLGIEDNVNVALDNSDCLEFDISNDQIELCGGVVRIKSTIEDLS, from the exons ATGGAGCCACTGCACGGTGCGACCGCCTTCGAGGACAGCATGCTCAGCCTGTTCGAATGCCCCGTGTGTTCAGACAGCGTGCTGCCGCCCGTTGTGCAGTGCAGCAACGGCCACGTGGTGTGTTCCATCTGCAGGGAGACCGTGGATACGTGCCCCCTCTGTCGGGAACAGTTTG GCTGTATACGAAACCTCACCCTGGAAAAAATTGCCGAGAAGGTCAAGTTTCCCTGCAAATTCAAGTCAGCGGGTTGCACATTGACGCTGTTGGCGGCCGACAAGCTCTGGCATCAGAGCGTATGCCTCTTCAG GTCCATTAAATGTCCACACCCAGGCGGCGAGTGCGAGTGGCAAGGAACTGCGGACGAAATAAAACAGCACCTCGTCAGTTCGCACCCGTTCGTGATGACGTGCGAAG GCCAGGAGATGATGCTGTGCGGGCAAGCCTACGGCGCGGAGGACGCCATCTTCTACTGGATGCAGCTGCAGCTCTGTTTCGGGCGTGAGTTTCTGCTGGTCCTGCGTCGACGTCCAATAGACGACGAGAGGTGGCGTTACTGCGCCGTCGTTCAGATGATCGACCCGGACGACAACGCGGCGAACGGGTTCGCCTACCACTTGGAGTTCCACGGCCTCGACGGTCAGCACGCCCGCGAGGGAATGCCGCTCggcatcgaggacaacgtcaacGTCGCCCTGGACAACAGCGACTGCCTCGAGTTCGACATCAGCAACGATCAGATTGAGCTGTGTGGCGGAGTGGTGCGCATCAAGTCGACCATTGAGGACCTCTCGTGA